In Bacteroidia bacterium, a genomic segment contains:
- a CDS encoding GNAT family N-acetyltransferase, which translates to MKKKNNTLFHTPDFISLIAKEYNNAEIIGWIVDEIKIYGIVTKYKIFSQLYILPFGLYIPELSTDSFNNFIKVIESELTNYDYIIINNSPFSKKSFSEYFDSKLFKFNNNHCYILELDKPLVDIVKSFSDTRQKHIKRIIKKNALNIFQTNEKIYFEKYIELYKDTLARWGESTPAYSFELIESLHKVDNIKLWVAEYEGKMLSGMICFYGENTVFDWLAATIINDEFKKLYPAIAVQYAVIEHAHNQGLSCVNMGACDNLDGVKDFKLSWNVKELTYQTLVYQTKTFKALKKIQHNISKLKGI; encoded by the coding sequence ATGAAAAAGAAGAATAATACACTTTTTCATACACCTGATTTTATTTCGCTTATTGCGAAAGAATATAATAATGCTGAAATTATTGGTTGGATAGTTGATGAAATTAAAATATATGGTATTGTAACAAAATATAAAATATTCTCACAACTTTATATACTTCCTTTTGGATTGTACATTCCTGAATTGTCTACAGATTCTTTTAATAATTTTATTAAAGTAATTGAGTCTGAATTAACAAATTATGATTATATAATAATAAATAATTCGCCATTTAGTAAGAAATCTTTTTCTGAATATTTTGATTCCAAATTATTTAAATTTAATAATAACCATTGTTATATTTTAGAATTAGATAAGCCATTAGTAGATATTGTTAAAAGTTTTAGCGATACACGTCAAAAGCATATTAAAAGAATAATTAAGAAGAATGCTTTAAATATTTTTCAAACAAATGAAAAAATATATTTCGAGAAATATATTGAATTATATAAAGATACTTTAGCAAGGTGGGGTGAGTCGACTCCTGCATATTCATTTGAGTTAATTGAAAGTTTGCATAAGGTTGATAATATTAAGCTTTGGGTAGCAGAATATGAAGGGAAAATGCTTTCAGGTATGATATGTTTTTATGGCGAAAATACTGTGTTTGATTGGTTAGCAGCAACAATAATAAATGATGAATTTAAAAAATTATATCCTGCTATTGCTGTTCAGTATGCTGTAATTGAACATGCACATAATCAAGGATTATCATGTGTAAATATGGGTGCTTGTGATAATCTTGACGGAGTAAAGGATTTTAAGCTTTCATGGAATGTTAAGGAGTTGACATATCAAACACTTGTTTACCAGACAAAAACATTTAAAGCTTTAAAAAAAATACAACACAATATTTCAAAATTAAAAGGAATTTAA
- a CDS encoding acyltransferase, with translation MQRLLMHYNSYRNLKYIYKKFQYVTFGRGVEIINRTNLVLGKNVSFQDRVMLHCGGVDWCDFKGGIEIGDNSVISPNCIFWGCGSKITIGKNFDCGPGVKIFASRTKYEELTKYPEINKHVFEDVIIGDNVILYTNVVIGPGVKIGDGAVVGANSMVLSNVEPYTLVAGSPAKFIKNRI, from the coding sequence ATGCAAAGGTTACTAATGCATTATAACTCTTATAGAAATCTTAAATATATTTATAAAAAATTTCAGTATGTAACTTTTGGAAGAGGTGTTGAAATTATAAACCGCACAAATTTAGTTTTAGGAAAAAATGTTTCTTTTCAAGATAGAGTAATGCTTCATTGTGGAGGTGTTGATTGGTGCGATTTTAAAGGTGGAATTGAAATTGGTGATAATTCAGTTATTTCTCCAAATTGTATTTTCTGGGGATGTGGTTCTAAAATTACTATAGGTAAAAATTTTGATTGTGGCCCTGGAGTTAAAATATTTGCTTCAAGAACAAAATATGAAGAATTAACAAAATATCCCGAAATTAATAAACATGTTTTTGAAGATGTAATTATTGGGGATAATGTTATATTGTATACAAATGTAGTAATTGGGCCAGGTGTTAAAATAGGTGATGGAGCTGTAGTTGGTGCAAATAGTATGGTTTTATCTAATGTTGAACCATATACTTTAGTTGCTGGATCACCTGCTAAATTTATAAAAAATAGAATTTAG
- a CDS encoding glycosyltransferase: MNKPRYLLFGNAESVHMLKWAKELVKHYDVFILSPLGVHTDILKIIPETNIVTLNLKLNPDGGNVALLKKLFLFKRLIKQINPAIVNAHYITSHGFIAAIIKSLLGVNYVLVQSAWGTDILVTPNRSFLYKFITKYSLNKANVITSDSEYMSDVIKKLSKTKCITFPFGLDYLPEVKIEEKDINLCFSNRALTENYNIDNVIYAFATMVFKNEKLKLIIANDGSMRNELIEITKNIGLSDRIEFKGFLSASQQIEIYKKSTYYFSLPTSDSTSVSLLEAMAYGCIPILSDLPANREWVVNGKNGVIFTTKEDFINHIPDKLKAFNENRIIISKRAIFCDSILKFVEVVMSELQ, translated from the coding sequence ATGAATAAGCCAAGATATCTTTTGTTTGGAAATGCAGAAAGTGTTCACATGCTTAAATGGGCTAAGGAATTGGTAAAACATTACGATGTGTTTATTCTTTCACCTCTTGGTGTTCATACTGATATTTTAAAAATTATTCCAGAAACTAATATTGTAACATTAAACTTAAAGTTAAATCCGGATGGAGGAAATGTCGCTTTATTAAAAAAACTTTTTCTTTTTAAACGACTCATAAAACAAATAAATCCTGCAATAGTGAATGCTCATTATATTACCAGTCATGGATTTATTGCAGCAATAATTAAAAGTTTATTAGGAGTTAATTATGTATTAGTTCAATCAGCATGGGGAACAGATATTTTAGTAACACCTAACAGAAGTTTTTTGTATAAATTTATTACAAAATATTCTTTAAATAAAGCAAATGTAATAACTTCAGATTCAGAATATATGTCTGATGTTATAAAAAAGCTTTCTAAAACTAAATGCATTACTTTTCCCTTTGGATTGGATTATTTACCAGAGGTTAAAATTGAAGAAAAGGATATTAATTTGTGTTTTTCAAATCGTGCATTGACCGAAAATTATAATATAGATAATGTTATTTATGCTTTTGCAACAATGGTATTTAAGAATGAAAAGCTTAAATTAATTATTGCAAATGATGGTTCAATGCGTAATGAATTAATTGAGATTACTAAAAATATTGGATTAAGCGATAGAATAGAATTTAAAGGATTTTTGTCTGCTTCGCAACAAATTGAAATATATAAAAAATCTACTTATTATTTTTCTTTACCTACATCAGATTCTACTTCAGTTTCTTTGTTGGAAGCTATGGCATATGGATGTATTCCAATATTATCTGATTTGCCGGCAAACCGTGAATGGGTTGTGAATGGAAAAAATGGTGTGATTTTTACAACAAAAGAAGATTTTATAAATCATATACCTGATAAGTTGAAAGCATTTAATGAGAATAGAATTATTATTTCTAAACGAGCAATTTTTTGTGATTCAATTTTAAAGTTTGTCGAAGTGGTTATGTCTGAATTGCAATAA